A genomic window from Cytobacillus suaedae includes:
- a CDS encoding phospho-sugar mutase, which yields MNWKEVYELWMNFEGLDPELKQLLNENQHNEKELEDCFYKTLEFGTGGMRGEIGPGTNRMNVYTVRKASEGLAKYIDSFGEEAKKRGVVIAFDSRHKSPEFAMEAAKTLATHGIQTYVFEELRPTPELSFAVRHLNAFSGIVVTASHNPPEYNGYKVYGSDGGQLPPAEADVVIDKVNEIENELLINVEPEGVLKERGLISIIGEEIDKAYNDKLMTISLNPSLSKEVDVKVIFTPLHGTANKPVRRGLETLGYHNVSVVKEQELPDPNFTTVKSPNPEEHAAFELAIRDGENMNADLLIATDPDADRLGIAVKDHKGEYIVLTGNQTGAILLDYILSQKKDKGILPSNGVVLKTIVTSEIGRDIAKAYGLTTIDTLTGFKFIGEKIKEYERTGQYTFQFGYEESYGYLIGDFARDKDAVQAALLAVEVCAFYKKNGFTLYEGLLEVFKKYGYYREGLESLTLKGKEGAEQIERLLTNFRNSPPVEIGSQKVVLVEDYKTSQSLKVASGASEEIALPKSNVLKYYLEDGSWCCVRPSGTEPKVKFYFGVKGSSLEDSEKNLQDISADLMEQVHNLLKETARP from the coding sequence ATGAATTGGAAAGAAGTATACGAGCTTTGGATGAATTTTGAAGGGTTAGACCCAGAACTAAAGCAGTTATTAAACGAAAACCAACATAACGAAAAGGAACTTGAAGATTGCTTTTATAAAACATTGGAATTTGGAACTGGGGGTATGCGTGGAGAAATTGGTCCTGGTACCAATAGAATGAATGTTTACACAGTTCGTAAAGCATCTGAAGGATTAGCGAAATACATAGATTCTTTTGGGGAAGAAGCAAAAAAACGTGGTGTTGTAATTGCCTTTGATTCCCGTCATAAATCACCAGAATTTGCAATGGAGGCTGCAAAAACACTTGCGACACACGGCATTCAAACGTATGTGTTTGAGGAATTGCGTCCAACACCTGAGCTTTCTTTTGCAGTTCGACACTTGAATGCATTTTCTGGAATTGTTGTAACAGCCAGTCATAATCCACCTGAATACAATGGCTACAAAGTCTATGGTTCAGATGGTGGGCAACTACCACCTGCAGAGGCTGATGTTGTAATTGACAAGGTAAATGAAATTGAAAATGAATTGTTGATCAATGTAGAACCTGAGGGTGTTTTAAAAGAAAGAGGCTTAATTTCTATTATAGGAGAGGAAATCGATAAAGCCTATAATGACAAACTAATGACCATCTCTTTAAATCCGTCTTTATCTAAAGAAGTGGATGTAAAGGTTATTTTCACTCCTTTACATGGTACGGCCAACAAGCCAGTACGAAGAGGACTTGAAACGCTAGGATATCATAATGTGTCAGTAGTTAAAGAGCAAGAACTACCAGATCCAAACTTCACGACTGTGAAATCACCTAATCCAGAAGAGCATGCCGCTTTTGAATTAGCTATTCGTGATGGAGAGAACATGAATGCAGACCTTTTGATCGCAACAGACCCAGACGCAGATCGACTAGGGATTGCCGTAAAAGACCATAAAGGTGAATATATCGTATTAACTGGTAACCAAACAGGAGCCATCTTACTTGACTATATCCTTTCACAGAAAAAAGACAAAGGCATCTTACCAAGTAATGGTGTTGTGTTAAAGACAATTGTTACTTCTGAAATTGGCCGTGATATTGCAAAAGCCTATGGCTTGACGACGATTGATACACTAACAGGCTTCAAATTTATCGGAGAAAAAATTAAGGAATATGAGCGAACTGGTCAATATACATTCCAATTTGGGTATGAAGAAAGCTATGGTTATTTAATTGGTGATTTTGCTCGTGACAAGGATGCAGTTCAGGCAGCACTGTTAGCAGTCGAAGTTTGTGCTTTTTATAAAAAGAATGGTTTCACCCTTTATGAAGGATTATTGGAAGTATTTAAAAAGTACGGTTACTACCGTGAAGGACTTGAATCTCTCACTCTTAAAGGGAAAGAAGGAGCAGAGCAGATTGAACGTCTCCTAACAAACTTTAGAAATTCACCACCTGTTGAAATTGGCAGTCAAAAAGTTGTTCTAGTTGAAGATTATAAAACTAGCCAGTCTTTAAAGGTAGCTTCAGGAGCTTCGGAAGAAATTGCCTTACCTAAATCCAATGTACTGAAATACTACCTAGAAGATGGTTCATGGTGCTGCGTGAGACCTTCAGGAACAGAACCAAAGGTCAAATTCTACTTTGGGGTAAAAGGGTCTTCCCTTGAAGACAGTGAAAAAAATCTTCAAGACATTTCAGCAGATTTAATGGAGCAAGTTCATAATCTCTTAAAGGAAACAGCAAGGCCTTAA
- a CDS encoding alpha-glucosidase: MQKKWWKEAVVYQIYPRSFKDSNGDGIGDIKGITSKLDYLKELGIDVVWLSPVYKSPNDDNGYDISDYRNIMDEFGTMADWDEMLSEMHKRGIKLMMDLVVNHSSDEHAWFVESRKSKDNPYRDYYIWRPGQDGQEPNNWESAFSGSTWEYDEATGEYFLHIFSKKQPDLNWENPKLREEVYDMMKFWLDKGIDGFRMDVINFISKVDGLPSAPNPEGKKYVSGHEYFMNGPRIHEFLHEMNQEVLSKYDIITVGEMPGVTPEQGVLYTDEDRNELNMVFQFEHMDLDSGPGGKWNLKPLELADLKKSLSKWQTELEGKGWNSLYLNNHDQPRVVSRFGDDKQYRVESAKMLGTLLHMMQGTPYIYQGEELGMTNVKFNSIDEYKDIETLNMYKDKVQENGEDPEKVMLSIYTKGRDNARTPVQWDSTDHAGFTTGTPWIQVNPNYQEINAEKAVNDDNSVFHYYKKLIQLRKQHEIIVYGSYEIILEDHKEIYAYTRTLGDEILLVITNFSGETPTFTLPEGLSFTQQELLISNYDVNDDEKINEVMLKPWEARVYKLA, encoded by the coding sequence ATGCAAAAAAAATGGTGGAAAGAAGCAGTTGTTTATCAAATTTACCCTAGAAGCTTTAAGGATAGCAATGGAGACGGAATTGGTGATATCAAAGGAATCACCTCTAAACTTGATTACTTAAAAGAGCTTGGAATTGATGTTGTCTGGTTATCTCCCGTATACAAATCTCCAAACGATGACAATGGATATGACATAAGTGATTATCGAAACATTATGGATGAGTTTGGAACGATGGCAGATTGGGATGAAATGCTTTCAGAGATGCATAAACGTGGTATTAAGCTCATGATGGACTTAGTTGTAAACCATAGTTCAGATGAGCATGCCTGGTTTGTTGAATCACGTAAATCAAAGGATAACCCATATCGTGATTATTATATTTGGCGTCCAGGACAAGATGGGCAAGAGCCGAATAACTGGGAATCTGCTTTCAGTGGCTCAACATGGGAATATGATGAAGCGACAGGTGAATACTTTTTACATATCTTTTCAAAAAAACAGCCTGATTTAAACTGGGAAAATCCGAAGCTTCGTGAAGAAGTTTATGACATGATGAAATTCTGGTTAGATAAAGGAATTGACGGCTTCCGAATGGATGTAATCAACTTTATTTCAAAGGTTGATGGTTTACCAAGTGCACCTAATCCAGAAGGGAAAAAATATGTGTCAGGCCATGAATACTTTATGAATGGACCTAGAATTCATGAGTTTTTACACGAAATGAATCAAGAGGTTTTATCAAAATACGACATCATCACAGTAGGCGAAATGCCTGGCGTTACACCGGAACAAGGTGTCCTTTATACCGATGAAGATCGTAACGAGCTAAATATGGTCTTTCAGTTTGAGCATATGGATCTTGACTCAGGACCAGGTGGAAAATGGAATCTTAAACCACTAGAATTGGCTGACTTAAAGAAGTCGCTATCTAAATGGCAAACAGAACTTGAGGGAAAAGGCTGGAATAGCTTGTACCTTAACAACCATGATCAGCCTAGAGTCGTTTCACGTTTCGGTGATGATAAACAATATCGTGTAGAGTCTGCAAAAATGCTAGGTACTCTTCTCCATATGATGCAAGGTACACCTTACATCTATCAAGGTGAAGAGTTAGGTATGACGAATGTGAAATTTAACTCGATTGATGAATACAAAGACATTGAAACCTTAAATATGTATAAAGATAAGGTACAAGAAAATGGTGAAGACCCTGAAAAAGTTATGCTCTCGATTTATACTAAGGGCCGTGATAATGCTAGAACACCTGTGCAATGGGATTCAACTGACCATGCGGGCTTCACAACTGGCACACCTTGGATTCAAGTAAATCCTAATTATCAAGAGATTAATGCAGAGAAAGCAGTTAATGATGACAACTCTGTCTTCCATTACTATAAGAAGCTAATTCAGCTTCGTAAGCAGCATGAAATTATTGTCTACGGTTCGTATGAAATCATTCTAGAAGACCACAAGGAAATCTATGCTTATACGAGAACTTTAGGAGATGAAATATTACTTGTGATAACGAACTTCTCAGGTGAAACCCCAACGTTCACCTTACCTGAAGGTTTGAGTTTTACACAGCAAGAATTACTGATTAGCAATTATGATGTAAATGATGATGAAAAAATAAACGAAGTTATGTTAAAGCCATGGGAAGCAAGGGTATATAAATTAGCATAA
- a CDS encoding SDR family oxidoreductase, whose product MQKNQVAIVTGASRGIGKAIAFKLAEIGTKLSLVGSSEEIHKTGEELKAAGFNEVETYQVDVSNEVQMKELVEKTVNKFGTIDVLVNNAGIGFFKLVEETSVEEWSKVFEVNVQGVFVGSKAVLPHMKEKKHGTIITISSDVGRYTIPNGAAYTSTKYAVQGFSGALAQEVREYGIRVGTINPGMVDTYFNNSTQGTADKEEWLKAEDVAEAVVYMATAPKHMVIDEIVLHPLIQQYPIS is encoded by the coding sequence ATGCAAAAAAATCAAGTAGCTATTGTGACTGGAGCTTCAAGAGGAATAGGGAAAGCCATTGCTTTTAAGTTGGCAGAAATAGGTACAAAACTTTCATTAGTAGGGAGCTCTGAGGAAATTCATAAAACCGGAGAAGAATTGAAAGCAGCGGGATTTAATGAGGTTGAAACGTACCAGGTGGATGTATCAAATGAGGTGCAAATGAAAGAACTAGTTGAGAAAACTGTAAATAAGTTTGGTACGATTGATGTTTTAGTAAATAATGCAGGCATCGGATTTTTCAAGCTTGTAGAGGAAACTAGCGTTGAAGAATGGAGCAAAGTATTTGAGGTGAACGTCCAAGGAGTTTTTGTTGGAAGTAAGGCAGTATTGCCACATATGAAAGAGAAAAAGCACGGAACAATCATTACAATTTCATCTGATGTAGGAAGATATACCATTCCAAATGGAGCAGCCTATACCTCAACAAAATACGCCGTTCAAGGATTCTCAGGTGCTTTAGCGCAAGAGGTTAGAGAATACGGGATTCGAGTAGGGACTATTAACCCTGGCATGGTCGATACATACTTTAACAACTCTACACAAGGTACAGCTGATAAGGAAGAATGGTTAAAAGCAGAAGATGTAGCTGAAGCCGTTGTCTATATGGCAACTGCACCAAAGCATATGGTTATTGATGAAATCGTGTTGCATCCATTGATTCAGCAATATCCTATATCATAA
- a CDS encoding NAD(P)H-dependent oxidoreductase, translating to MKLLIINGSPRKSGRTGIAARYISKKYNADMIDLSEGKLPMFNGESEQSEIPSVIELKKAVAQADGVILASPEYHGAMSGALKNALDFLGSDQFAHKPVALLAVAGGGKGGINALNNMRTVGRSLYANVIARQLVLDPPNFDRDNDTLNFSAEDQVAALLTELQLFVKLYQQA from the coding sequence ATGAAACTTTTAATCATAAATGGATCACCAAGAAAATCAGGAAGAACTGGCATTGCTGCAAGGTACATCTCTAAAAAATACAATGCGGACATGATTGATTTAAGCGAAGGTAAATTACCTATGTTTAATGGAGAAAGTGAGCAATCTGAGATACCTTCAGTTATCGAACTAAAGAAAGCCGTAGCTCAGGCAGATGGTGTGATACTAGCTTCACCTGAATATCATGGTGCAATGAGTGGCGCGTTAAAAAATGCATTGGACTTTTTAGGAAGTGATCAGTTTGCCCATAAACCAGTTGCTCTTCTAGCTGTAGCAGGTGGTGGCAAAGGTGGCATTAATGCTTTAAACAATATGCGGACAGTCGGCCGTAGTCTTTATGCAAATGTAATCGCAAGACAACTTGTGTTAGATCCACCAAACTTTGATCGCGATAATGATACACTCAACTTTTCTGCTGAAGATCAAGTTGCTGCATTGCTAACAGAATTACAGCTTTTTGTTAAGCTATACCAACAAGCATGA
- a CDS encoding DUF1232 domain-containing protein has protein sequence MRKLKVWARNLKRQLFVLYLAYKDERVLWFAKLFAACVVAYAFSPIDLIPDFIPILGYLDDVILVPLGIMFALKLIPKEVIAECEIKAEEMMKKGKPKNWVVGSLIIIVWSIICFWLIIYFINCLPNN, from the coding sequence ATGAGGAAATTAAAGGTCTGGGCAAGGAACTTAAAACGACAATTATTTGTCCTTTATTTAGCTTATAAGGATGAAAGGGTACTATGGTTTGCTAAACTGTTTGCTGCATGTGTTGTAGCTTATGCATTTAGTCCAATTGATTTAATCCCTGATTTCATACCTATACTTGGGTATTTAGACGATGTGATTCTAGTTCCATTAGGCATAATGTTTGCGTTAAAATTGATTCCAAAAGAAGTAATAGCCGAATGTGAAATAAAGGCAGAAGAAATGATGAAGAAGGGTAAACCGAAAAATTGGGTTGTTGGTTCACTCATCATTATAGTTTGGTCCATCATTTGCTTTTGGCTGATTATATATTTTATCAATTGTTTACCTAATAACTAG
- a CDS encoding GNAT family N-acetyltransferase: MLSKIDLSKFEKKMMIRQIGHKDISDIIALQKICFPGMDPWTKKQLESHLEEFPEGQICVEYDGDIIGSCSSLIVNFDEYDDRHTWDDITDGGYITNHNPDGYNLYGIEVMVHPDFRGMKIGNRLYDARKDLAQRLNLKSIIIGGRIPFYHKHEKEMSPREYVEQVTTHKLYDPVLSFQLMNGFTLMRINPNYLPDDLASNKFATLMEWNNIDYRAKTKRHYKTAFPVRICVVQYMMKQIESFDEFAKQVEYYTDVASDAGSDFAVFPEIFTTQLMSFLDEKIPSKAVQKLTEYTEQYIELFNDLAVRYNVNIIGGSHFVEEEEGKIYNIAYLFRRDGTIEKQYKIHITPNERKWWGITRGDKVRVFDTDCGRIAIQICYDIEFPELARIATDQGAKIIFTPFCTEDRQGYLRVRYCAQARAVENQIYTVIAGTIGNLPQTENMDIQYAQSAIFAPSDFEFARDGIVGECNANIEMVIIGDVDLEILRRQRQNGTVRQLKDRRPDIYNINYKE, encoded by the coding sequence ATTTTGTCAAAAATAGACTTATCTAAATTTGAAAAGAAAATGATGATACGACAAATCGGCCATAAGGATATAAGTGACATTATAGCACTACAGAAGATTTGCTTTCCTGGGATGGACCCATGGACAAAAAAACAACTAGAAAGTCACCTTGAGGAATTTCCTGAGGGTCAAATTTGTGTTGAATATGATGGAGACATTATTGGGTCGTGTTCAAGTCTTATTGTTAACTTTGATGAATATGATGACCGCCATACTTGGGATGACATTACAGATGGAGGCTATATCACTAATCATAATCCTGATGGCTATAACCTATATGGAATTGAAGTCATGGTCCATCCGGATTTTAGAGGTATGAAAATTGGGAACCGTCTATATGATGCTAGGAAGGACCTAGCACAAAGGTTAAATCTGAAAAGTATTATTATTGGAGGCCGAATTCCGTTTTATCATAAGCATGAAAAGGAAATGTCTCCAAGAGAGTATGTTGAACAAGTAACCACACATAAGTTGTATGATCCTGTCCTTTCGTTTCAGTTAATGAATGGATTTACATTAATGAGGATCAACCCAAATTACTTACCAGATGATCTTGCATCGAATAAATTTGCTACCTTAATGGAATGGAATAATATTGACTATCGAGCAAAAACAAAGCGACACTACAAAACAGCTTTTCCAGTCCGAATTTGTGTCGTTCAATACATGATGAAGCAAATCGAATCCTTTGATGAATTTGCAAAGCAGGTTGAATATTATACCGATGTAGCTTCAGATGCTGGATCAGATTTTGCTGTATTCCCAGAAATCTTTACAACTCAGTTAATGTCTTTCTTAGATGAAAAAATTCCAAGTAAAGCTGTGCAAAAACTAACGGAGTATACCGAACAATATATTGAATTATTCAATGATCTTGCTGTTAGATATAATGTAAATATCATTGGAGGTTCCCACTTTGTAGAGGAAGAGGAAGGAAAAATTTATAACATTGCATATTTGTTTAGACGTGATGGAACCATTGAGAAGCAATACAAAATTCATATCACACCTAATGAACGAAAATGGTGGGGAATTACACGTGGTGATAAAGTAAGGGTATTTGATACAGACTGTGGTAGAATTGCAATCCAAATTTGCTATGATATCGAGTTCCCAGAGCTTGCCCGAATTGCCACTGACCAAGGTGCTAAAATTATTTTTACCCCATTCTGTACAGAAGATCGTCAAGGCTACTTACGTGTACGCTATTGTGCGCAGGCTAGAGCGGTTGAAAATCAAATCTATACTGTAATAGCAGGAACAATCGGAAATCTGCCTCAAACGGAAAATATGGATATTCAGTATGCACAATCCGCTATATTTGCACCATCAGATTTTGAATTCGCACGTGACGGTATCGTGGGTGAATGTAACGCTAATATCGAAATGGTTATCATTGGGGATGTCGATTTAGAAATTCTACGTCGTCAGCGTCAAAACGGAACAGTAAGACAATTAAAAGACCGTAGACCAGATATTTATAATATTAACTATAAAGAATAG
- a CDS encoding CBS domain-containing protein: MTENVATVTPSQTIQEAASIMSEYNVGSVPVVENGQLKGIVTDRDIIIRSTAQGMGSSTPVSHCMTSNLVQGSPSMSVEEATSLMSQNQIRRLPIVENNNLVGIVALGDIATTHTFDHEAEQALTNISEPSTPQI, encoded by the coding sequence ATGACTGAAAATGTAGCCACTGTAACACCGAGTCAAACGATTCAAGAAGCAGCATCTATTATGAGTGAATACAATGTGGGATCCGTTCCTGTTGTTGAAAATGGTCAATTAAAGGGTATTGTTACAGACCGTGATATTATCATTCGATCAACAGCTCAAGGTATGGGGAGTTCTACCCCTGTCTCACATTGCATGACATCAAACCTCGTCCAAGGTTCTCCTTCAATGAGTGTTGAAGAAGCTACTTCTCTTATGTCTCAGAATCAAATCAGACGTTTACCAATCGTTGAGAATAACAACTTAGTTGGTATTGTGGCACTTGGGGATATTGCTACAACTCATACGTTTGATCATGAGGCAGAGCAGGCATTAACCAATATTTCTGAACCGTCTACTCCACAGATATAG
- a CDS encoding calcium/sodium antiporter, producing the protein MTYLLLLVGFVLLIKGADYFVDGASKIAQFLRVSPMLIGLTIVAFGTSAPEASVSFIAAFEGNSDVAIGNVVGSNIFNATFILGVTAIVFPLAVQNDTIRKEIPFALLAAVALLFLISDIQLQYADINLITRTEGMILLLFFAVFLYYVFEMARNNRSQLDENQVMPEKKTWIKNVLLTIGGLVGIVFGGSLVVENSIEIALALGMSETLVGLTIVAVGTSLPELVTSITAALKKQTEIAIGNIVGSNIFNIFFILGASATIHPLAVDPKIFQDMWLMIIVSVLLLILSRTNFKISKKEGSFLAIIYIVYLAYIIFRN; encoded by the coding sequence ATGACTTATCTGTTATTGCTCGTAGGATTTGTTCTATTAATTAAAGGGGCAGATTATTTTGTAGATGGTGCTTCGAAAATAGCACAGTTCTTGAGGGTGTCACCAATGCTGATTGGTTTAACAATCGTTGCTTTTGGTACCAGTGCTCCGGAGGCTTCTGTAAGCTTTATTGCTGCCTTTGAAGGAAACAGTGACGTAGCGATTGGGAATGTCGTTGGAAGCAACATCTTTAATGCCACTTTCATTTTAGGGGTTACGGCGATCGTATTCCCGTTGGCCGTTCAAAACGATACCATCAGAAAAGAAATACCTTTTGCTTTGTTAGCAGCCGTTGCGTTATTATTCCTGATTAGTGATATACAACTTCAATACGCAGACATCAATTTAATAACGAGAACAGAAGGTATGATTTTACTACTTTTCTTTGCTGTATTTCTCTACTATGTCTTCGAAATGGCAAGGAATAATCGAAGTCAGCTTGATGAGAATCAGGTTATGCCTGAAAAGAAAACATGGATAAAGAATGTTTTATTAACAATTGGAGGTCTAGTCGGAATTGTATTTGGTGGTAGCCTTGTCGTTGAAAACAGTATTGAAATTGCTCTTGCCCTGGGGATGAGTGAAACTCTTGTTGGTTTAACCATTGTTGCTGTAGGTACGTCCCTGCCTGAATTGGTCACTTCTATAACTGCAGCGTTAAAGAAACAAACTGAGATTGCAATAGGAAACATTGTAGGTAGCAATATTTTTAATATCTTTTTCATTTTAGGAGCCTCAGCAACGATCCATCCATTAGCTGTGGATCCAAAAATCTTTCAAGATATGTGGCTGATGATTATTGTTTCTGTTTTATTGCTAATCCTATCAAGAACAAATTTTAAGATTTCCAAAAAAGAAGGAAGTTTTTTAGCAATCATCTACATCGTTTACCTTGCTTATATTATTTTCCGAAATTAA
- a CDS encoding GAF domain-containing sensor histidine kinase, with amino-acid sequence MGERRIQELQTLKVIAETLNQCNELDAMLSEVLKELLHIIGLETGWIFLIDEKGNYTLAADYQLPPGLKWKHKSPMCEGGCWCLDKYNDGRLKGAANIMECKRIENAFKYEWGDTKGITHHATVPLRAGEEKFGLLNVAGPNKSHFSSEELALLEAVAYQIGSAIKRIKLAENEQNLALLGERNRLARDLHDSVNQLLFSLMLTVRGTKEMTDDPQVKEMLSYMQELSQEALSEMRGLIWQLRPQGLEDGLASALLSYGKVLGLELEVDVKGVIDLPSHVEECLWRIGQEALNNCKKHAGSKQSNIEITVKNKGVTMVIKDAGCGFHYDPNATIPSLGLASMKERTEMLKGSFTLQSEVGKGTTIKVDIPIKGGG; translated from the coding sequence ATGGGAGAGCGAAGAATACAAGAACTACAAACCTTAAAAGTCATCGCAGAGACGTTAAATCAATGTAATGAATTAGATGCCATGCTTTCAGAAGTGTTAAAGGAACTTCTTCACATTATAGGACTTGAAACAGGGTGGATTTTTTTAATTGATGAAAAAGGGAACTACACCTTAGCTGCGGACTATCAATTGCCCCCAGGCCTAAAGTGGAAGCATAAATCCCCAATGTGTGAGGGTGGGTGCTGGTGTTTAGATAAATATAATGATGGCCGTCTAAAAGGTGCTGCTAACATCATGGAATGCAAACGAATCGAAAATGCATTCAAGTACGAGTGGGGCGACACAAAGGGCATTACCCATCATGCAACTGTTCCATTACGGGCTGGAGAAGAAAAGTTTGGGTTGCTTAATGTTGCTGGCCCGAATAAATCTCATTTTTCAAGCGAAGAGCTTGCTTTATTGGAAGCAGTTGCCTATCAAATAGGATCAGCCATAAAGCGAATTAAGCTTGCAGAAAATGAGCAAAACCTAGCACTCCTTGGAGAGCGTAATCGTCTCGCACGTGACCTCCATGATTCAGTAAATCAACTCCTTTTTTCACTAATGCTTACGGTACGTGGTACAAAGGAAATGACGGATGATCCGCAAGTGAAAGAAATGCTTTCATACATGCAGGAATTATCACAAGAAGCTTTGAGTGAAATGAGAGGATTAATCTGGCAACTGCGTCCACAAGGACTCGAAGATGGTTTAGCGAGTGCATTATTAAGCTACGGAAAAGTGTTAGGACTTGAGCTCGAGGTGGATGTTAAAGGGGTTATTGATTTACCAAGCCATGTAGAAGAATGTCTTTGGAGAATAGGACAAGAGGCTTTAAATAATTGCAAAAAACATGCAGGTTCAAAACAATCCAACATTGAAATAACTGTGAAAAACAAAGGGGTAACAATGGTTATTAAAGATGCTGGCTGTGGATTCCATTATGACCCTAATGCAACAATACCGTCACTAGGTCTTGCCAGTATGAAGGAAAGAACCGAGATGCTAAAAGGTAGTTTTACACTACAGAGCGAGGTTGGAAAAGGAACCACAATTAAGGTAGATATCCCAATTAAAGGAGGAGGGTAA
- a CDS encoding response regulator transcription factor: MSIKVLIADDHHVVRRGLLFFLKTQKEIEIVGEATNGKEAVELVEQLKPDVILMDLVMPEMDGIEATKMIKEKHPDIHILILTSFSDQDHVIPAIQAGATGYQLKDIEPDELVKAIKAVYNGDSQLHPKVTAHVMTHLLKGDKKESNLLDELTRRELEVLAEIAKGKSNKEIASSLVITEKTVKTHVSNILAKLELADRTQAALYAVKHGIQ; the protein is encoded by the coding sequence ATGTCAATAAAAGTATTAATTGCAGATGATCACCATGTCGTTCGTAGAGGGTTGCTTTTTTTCTTAAAAACCCAAAAAGAAATAGAGATTGTTGGTGAAGCAACGAATGGCAAAGAGGCTGTGGAGTTAGTGGAACAACTAAAGCCTGATGTAATATTAATGGATCTAGTCATGCCCGAAATGGACGGTATAGAAGCGACAAAAATGATAAAGGAAAAGCATCCAGACATTCATATCCTAATTCTTACAAGCTTTTCAGATCAGGACCATGTTATCCCAGCAATTCAAGCTGGAGCAACAGGTTATCAGCTAAAGGATATCGAGCCTGATGAGCTTGTTAAGGCAATAAAGGCTGTCTATAACGGAGACAGTCAGCTTCATCCAAAGGTAACGGCCCATGTTATGACTCATTTATTAAAGGGAGATAAAAAGGAATCAAATCTACTTGATGAACTAACTAGAAGAGAATTGGAAGTTCTAGCTGAAATTGCAAAAGGAAAAAGCAACAAAGAAATTGCTTCGAGTCTTGTTATAACTGAAAAAACAGTTAAGACTCATGTTTCAAATATCTTAGCAAAGCTTGAGCTTGCAGACCGGACACAGGCTGCTCTTTACGCTGTAAAACATGGAATCCAATAG